In the genome of Desulfomonilaceae bacterium, one region contains:
- a CDS encoding Mrp/NBP35 family ATP-binding protein, giving the protein MLEKKKAPLTKEQIEELREDLKLADTLTRIDNTLLVLSGKGGVGKSTVAVNLAAALAAADKEVGLLDIDFHGPSVPTLLGLEGAEVEQGTGKGLEPIKIAKNLKVMSIEFIIRENKDQAVIWRGPMKHRMIHEFLSEVDWGHLDFLIVDAPPGTGDEPLSICQMAPPRSQAIIVTTPQKVAIRDVRKSINFCKSLGMPIFGIIENMSGFVCPTCGASHPLFKTGGGEKLARETGFRFLGAVPIDPRVVTASDDGKPFVTEYPASPTSKAFEQIIGPILSLSSPRLKKH; this is encoded by the coding sequence ATGCTGGAAAAAAAGAAAGCGCCTTTGACCAAAGAGCAGATTGAAGAACTTCGAGAAGATTTGAAATTGGCCGATACCCTTACCAGAATTGATAATACCCTCCTCGTTCTCTCGGGAAAAGGCGGAGTCGGCAAGAGTACCGTGGCGGTTAACTTAGCTGCCGCTCTAGCCGCTGCGGATAAAGAAGTCGGGCTTTTGGATATTGATTTTCATGGTCCGAGTGTGCCGACATTGCTTGGCTTGGAAGGGGCGGAAGTAGAGCAAGGCACAGGGAAAGGACTCGAACCAATAAAGATAGCAAAGAATCTCAAAGTTATGTCCATTGAGTTCATAATTCGTGAAAACAAAGATCAGGCCGTCATATGGCGTGGCCCCATGAAACACAGAATGATCCACGAATTCCTATCGGAAGTTGACTGGGGACACCTTGATTTCTTGATTGTGGACGCTCCCCCTGGGACAGGTGATGAGCCGCTATCCATTTGTCAGATGGCTCCTCCGAGATCCCAAGCGATAATAGTGACCACTCCACAAAAAGTCGCTATCAGGGATGTCAGGAAATCAATAAATTTCTGTAAGAGTCTTGGAATGCCGATTTTTGGCATCATAGAGAATATGAGCGGCTTTGTGTGCCCTACGTGTGGAGCAAGTCATCCGTTGTTCAAAACTGGCGGTGGTGAGAAACTGGCCAGGGAAACGGGATTCCGTTTTTTGGGCGCAGTTCCGATCGATCCTAGAGTCGTCACCGCTTCTGATGATGGAAAACCCTTCGTAACTGAGTATCCCGCCTCTCCGACGTCTAAGGCTTTTGAGCAAATCATAGGCCCTATTTTGTCCCTGTCGTCTCCACGCTTGAAGAAACACTAG